A region of Salirhabdus salicampi DNA encodes the following proteins:
- a CDS encoding PilZ domain-containing protein has translation MENRKFSRLTLSNNRSQLRLEQIPNKATNISVKDISLNGLRFISNLNLPTNSNFKYHIDFSFNGPEFALKGNIVWQKQTHNGFEYGFQIDTFPIEYYHALENYLYESQPLAMSN, from the coding sequence ATGGAGAATCGAAAATTTTCTAGATTAACATTATCGAATAATAGATCTCAACTTCGCTTGGAACAAATTCCAAACAAAGCAACCAACATATCTGTTAAGGACATTAGTCTAAACGGGTTACGATTCATATCAAATTTAAATTTACCAACCAATTCTAATTTTAAGTACCACATTGATTTTTCATTTAATGGACCCGAATTTGCCCTTAAAGGAAATATTGTTTGGCAAAAACAAACACATAATGGGTTTGAATATGGGTTTCAAATTGATACTTTTCCAATTGAGTATTATCATGCTCTTGAGAATTACTTATATGAATCACAACCACTTGCCATGAGCAATTAA
- the pepF gene encoding oligoendopeptidase F has protein sequence MSNGKQLPNRNEIPEERTWKLEDIFPTDKDWETEFEEVKALYPKISEYQGKVTESADTLLSLLKLQDEISARLGKLFTYAHMRYDQDTTNSFYQELNTRAENLLTQASSAMSFIVPEILTLSDEKVQRYLDEDEELKVYEHYIQNTLRQRSHILSENEEELLAEVSEVTANPAQTFGMLNNADIDFPSVKDENGEEIDLTHGRYIRFLESQDRSVREAAFNAMYDTFGKYKNTFSSTLSGAIKKDNFFAKARKYKSAREAALGSNNIPETVYDNLVEAVNEKLPLLHKYVKLRKKVLGLDELHMYDLYVPLVKDVDMKVTYDEAKETLLKGLQPLGSEYVNIVEEGLNNRWVDIDENKGKRSGAYSSGVYGTNPYILMNWQDNINNLFTLAHEFGHSVHSYYTRKNQPFRYGNYSIFVAEVASTSNEAILNDYLLKETNDKQEKLYLLNHFLEGFRGTVFRQTMFAEFEHDIHVRAQKGEALTAEKMTELYYDLNKRYFGDDIVVDEKIGLEWARIPHFYYNYYVYQYATGYSAATALAAQILDEGEPAVNRFIDFLKAGSSDYPIEVLKRAGVDMTSKQPILAALDVFEEKLNEFEQLITE, from the coding sequence GTGTCAAATGGGAAGCAATTACCAAACCGTAACGAAATACCAGAAGAAAGAACATGGAAATTAGAGGATATATTTCCTACAGATAAAGACTGGGAAACAGAATTTGAAGAAGTCAAAGCACTATACCCAAAAATTTCAGAATATCAAGGCAAGGTGACAGAATCTGCCGATACTTTATTATCTTTACTAAAATTACAAGATGAAATCTCCGCGAGGCTGGGGAAGTTATTTACATATGCACATATGCGATATGACCAAGATACAACAAATTCATTCTATCAAGAGTTGAATACAAGGGCAGAAAATTTACTAACACAAGCTTCAAGTGCTATGAGTTTCATTGTTCCGGAAATACTAACATTAAGTGATGAAAAAGTTCAACGATATTTAGATGAGGATGAGGAACTAAAAGTTTACGAGCATTATATTCAAAATACATTGCGTCAACGTTCTCATATTTTAAGTGAGAATGAGGAGGAGTTACTGGCTGAAGTATCAGAAGTAACGGCAAACCCTGCTCAAACCTTCGGCATGTTAAACAATGCTGATATTGATTTCCCTTCTGTAAAGGATGAAAACGGTGAGGAAATTGATTTAACACATGGACGTTATATACGCTTTCTAGAATCACAAGACCGTAGTGTAAGGGAAGCAGCATTCAATGCGATGTACGATACATTTGGTAAGTATAAGAACACGTTTTCATCTACACTAAGTGGTGCTATTAAAAAGGACAATTTTTTTGCAAAAGCACGTAAATATAAGTCTGCGCGAGAAGCTGCATTAGGGTCAAACAATATTCCTGAAACGGTTTATGATAATCTCGTAGAAGCAGTTAATGAAAAATTGCCACTTTTACACAAATACGTAAAGTTGCGGAAAAAGGTTCTAGGTCTAGATGAGTTGCACATGTATGATTTGTACGTCCCATTAGTGAAAGATGTTGACATGAAGGTTACGTATGATGAGGCGAAAGAAACCTTACTGAAAGGTTTGCAGCCTTTAGGGTCTGAATATGTAAACATTGTTGAAGAAGGGCTAAACAACCGTTGGGTAGATATTGACGAGAATAAGGGAAAACGAAGCGGTGCATACTCATCTGGAGTATACGGGACGAACCCGTACATTTTAATGAACTGGCAGGATAACATTAATAATCTATTCACATTGGCCCATGAATTTGGACATTCAGTTCATAGTTATTATACGAGAAAAAACCAGCCGTTCCGTTATGGTAATTACTCCATTTTTGTTGCTGAAGTTGCTTCAACAAGTAATGAAGCAATCTTAAACGATTACTTATTAAAGGAAACCAATGATAAACAGGAAAAGCTATATCTATTGAATCACTTCCTCGAGGGTTTCCGTGGCACTGTATTCCGTCAAACGATGTTTGCGGAATTCGAACATGATATTCATGTACGCGCCCAAAAAGGTGAGGCCCTTACCGCTGAGAAAATGACAGAGCTTTATTATGATCTAAATAAACGTTATTTTGGAGATGACATCGTTGTTGATGAAAAAATTGGTTTAGAGTGGGCCCGTATTCCTCATTTCTATTACAATTATTATGTGTATCAGTATGCGACAGGATATTCAGCAGCAACAGCACTAGCAGCTCAAATTTTAGACGAGGGAGAACCTGCTGTAAATCGGTTTATCGATTTCTTGAAGGCCGGTAGTAGTGATTACCCAATTGAAGTGTTAAAACGTGCAGGAGTAGATATGACATCGAAACAACCAATTTTAGCAGCACTGGATGTATTTGAAGAAAAGTTAAATGAATTTGAACAATTAATTACAGAATAA
- a CDS encoding competence protein CoiA, translating into MFSAYDREGRKVCLLHYNNEEIKGMREKTFSCPDCGDPVILKTGNYVTPHFSHKPNKRCRHHVEGGEGKYHENGKRDLYYWFQQQGIFVKLEYYIRRIKQRPDLLVKWENKYYAIEFQCSTIPGEVIVNRSRQYLSIGIHPIWLIGMRRISYKSDHIIMQRFEWLFFQKLSKESISPRLLSYCPNVKRCLLFDEPYPYKRKVYGSARIQPLHRFTFAHWFQNIENMKSSFINKWFEIKKMFRLTVPKRLSRQEQIFRNWLYEKGFHPQQLPAYINVPISSHYKIETPLYIWQAFLCIGFIKDQEIGETFTYNQCLEYVERWIMYRNIPFYHDDKEPIYEYLLLLQHLGIIETVGKYTFMKVDNIHLYELLEEALRQDALILQRLQV; encoded by the coding sequence TTGTTTAGTGCTTATGATCGTGAAGGAAGAAAAGTATGTCTACTTCATTATAATAATGAGGAGATAAAAGGGATGAGAGAAAAAACATTTTCATGTCCCGATTGTGGTGATCCGGTCATTTTAAAGACCGGAAATTATGTTACTCCCCATTTTTCCCATAAACCGAATAAACGCTGTCGACATCATGTAGAAGGGGGTGAAGGAAAATATCATGAGAATGGAAAAAGAGATTTGTATTATTGGTTTCAACAGCAGGGGATTTTCGTAAAGTTAGAATATTATATTAGACGAATAAAGCAAAGGCCGGATTTGCTGGTGAAGTGGGAAAACAAATACTATGCTATTGAATTTCAATGTTCCACTATCCCTGGGGAAGTCATAGTGAATAGATCAAGGCAATATTTATCAATTGGTATTCATCCGATATGGTTGATTGGTATGAGGCGTATATCATATAAAAGTGACCATATAATAATGCAACGCTTCGAGTGGTTGTTTTTTCAAAAACTATCAAAGGAATCCATTTCTCCAAGATTGCTTAGTTATTGCCCAAATGTAAAACGGTGCCTTCTTTTTGACGAACCTTACCCATATAAAAGAAAAGTATACGGGAGTGCCCGTATACAACCTTTGCATAGATTCACTTTTGCCCATTGGTTTCAAAATATTGAAAATATGAAATCGTCTTTCATAAATAAATGGTTCGAAATTAAGAAAATGTTCCGCTTGACTGTTCCTAAAAGGCTGTCTAGGCAGGAACAGATATTTCGGAATTGGCTATACGAGAAAGGTTTTCATCCTCAACAGTTACCCGCATATATTAACGTACCGATAAGCAGTCATTATAAAATTGAAACACCCCTCTATATTTGGCAAGCATTCCTTTGCATCGGATTCATAAAAGACCAGGAAATTGGAGAAACTTTTACCTATAACCAATGTTTGGAGTATGTAGAAAGGTGGATTATGTATCGGAATATTCCCTTTTATCATGATGACAAAGAACCAATATACGAGTACTTGTTATTGTTACAACATTTGGGCATTATCGAAACTGTTGGAAAGTACACATTTATGAAAGTAGATAACATTCACTTATACGAATTGTTAGAGGAAGCCTTGCGACAAGATGCACTTATATTGCAGAGACTTCAAGTATAG